The genomic segment CTTTTAATCCAGGGAAGTGATTTTTGCTGTCCACAGGTCGTTGGTATGCGGAAAGGAACAGGAGATTGTGCCCATCGGACAATGCGCCAAAGGACACCAACAATAAAAATAAAAATAGCTAAATACGGAATGATAACTCCAAAAAGTAGATGCAGATTTGCAGTTTCTATTCCCAGATATGCCAGTAAAACTAATATTATCACGGCTAATAACGGTAATAAAACTTTCATTTGACACCCCACTTCATCATTTCATTTGTCTGAAGTTGATAAATCTTTTCTCTGCATTTCATAAATATATCAAACGAAATCGTTGCTAATCTATCTATTTTAGATTCAAGGGCTAATAATTCATTATATTCACTGCCAATTTTCTCTCTAATTGCCTGTTTTAGAACGAAAATAAAGGATATAGCTTGTGAGGGAGCAACTCCCTGCACTGCTTTAATTTTGAT from the bacterium genome contains:
- a CDS encoding RsbRD N-terminal domain-containing protein, which gives rise to MELNDVLLRKKESIINRWFDLILNTYPQQTAEFVKTEKNQFANPVGWTIRKGIEGIFDGIIQNKGVDKFLEDIIKIKAVQGVAPSQAISFIFVLKQAIREKIGSEYNELLALESKIDRLATISFDIFMKCREKIYQLQTNEMMKWGVK